The Vicia villosa cultivar HV-30 ecotype Madison, WI linkage group LG1, Vvil1.0, whole genome shotgun sequence genome includes a region encoding these proteins:
- the LOC131602875 gene encoding FCS-Like Zinc finger 15-like has product MVGLGVVLEEAESTKNHTINNNNNNNSLQVINKTTMMLGTTKTNNKRSNPFKVSSFLNQCFLCNKKLLPEKDIYMYKGDRAFCSVDCRCKHILTDEEEAIEKQKCS; this is encoded by the exons ATGGTTGGTCTTGGTGTAGTTCTGGAAGAAGCTGAATCGACGAAAAACCAcactatcaacaacaacaacaataataacagtcTTCAAGTTATTAACAAAACTACCATGATGCTTGGCACAACCAAAACCAACAACAAACGTTCCAATCCGTTTAAGGTTTCATCTTTTCTTAACCAATGTTTCCTATGTAACAAGAAACTCTTGCCTGAAAAAGATATCTACATGTACAA AGGAGACAGAGCCTTTTGTAGTGTGGATTGTAGGTGCAAGCACATTTTAACAGACGAGGAAGAAGCTATTGAGAAACAGAAATGTTCTTAG